The sequence CTGTCGGAGGCCCGCAACTACCTGCGCGTCGCCTGGTGGACGGCGCTCTTCCCCGGGCTCGCCGTCTCACTGACCGTCATCAGCCTGACCCTGGTCGGGCGCCGGCTCCAGCGCCGTTTCGAAGGGAGAAACTGATGGGCCTCATCGAGGTCGAGGATCTGCGGGTCGCCTTCCCGAGGTCCGGCGTGGAGGCCGTGCGGGGGGTGAGCCTGTCGATCGAGGCGGGCGAGTGCGTGGCGATCGTCGGCGAGTCGGGCTCGGGCAAGAGCGTCACGGCCAGGACCCTGGTCGGGCTGACCGGTCCCGGCGCGACGGTGACGGCCACGAGATTCACCGTGAAGGGCAAGGACGCGCTCCGGTTCGGGGCGCGGGACTGGCGGCGGCTGCGCGGCCGGTTCGCCGGACTGGTGCTGCAGGACGCGCTCGTCTCACTCGACCCGCTCCGCACGGTCGGCGACGAGATCGCCGAGGTGCTGTCCACCCATGACGTGGTACCCCGCGCGAACCGCGGGACGAAGGTGATCGAGCTGCTCGACGCGGTCGGGGTGCCGGAGCCGGGGGTGCGCGCCCGGCAGTACGCCCACCAGCTCTCCGGGGGGCTGCGCCAGCGCGCCCTCATCGCCTCGGCCATCGCCGCCGACCCGCCGCTGATCATCGCCGACGAGCCGACCACCGCGCTCGACGTCACCGTGCAGGCCCAGATCCTGCGCCTGCTCGCCGCCCGCAAGGCCGCGGGCACCGCACTGCTCATGATCAGCCACGACCTGGCGGTGGTCTCCTCCATCGCCGACCGGGTCCTGGTCATGAAGGACGGCGTGGTCGTCGAGGAGGGGCCGACCGACCGAGTGCTGTCCGAGCCCGGACACGACTACACGAAGCTGCTGCTGGCCGCCGTACCCTCGGCCGCCTCGCGCGGCACCCGCCTGTCGGCCGTCGCCGCCGGCGGCGTCTCGCTGCGCACCCCGCTGCCCGAGCGGCGCGTGGATCACAGCTCGCCGGTCGTGCAGGTCTCGGGCCTGTCCGCCGCGTACGGCTCCCGCCGGGTGGTGGACGACGTCTCCTTCGAGGTCTATCCCGGTGAGACCGTCGGCATCGTGGGGGAGTCGGGCTCGGGCAAGACGACCGTCGCCCGGCTCGTCCTGGGCCTGCTGGCGCCCATCTCCGGGGAGGTGCGGCTGAACGGCGCCCCCTGGTCCGGGATCGCCGAGCGCAGGCGCCGCCCCCATCGCGCCGGCATCCAGGTGATCTCCCAGAACCCGCTCGACTCCTTCGACCCCCGCTACACCGTCGGCCGCCTGGTCGCCGAGCCTCTCGGCGGGTCCTCCAGGGACAGGAGGACCCGGGTGGCCGAGTTGCTGGAGCGGGTGGGCCTGCCGGCCGACATCGCCGGACGCCACCCCCGGCGGCTCTCCGGCGGGCAGCGCCAGCGGGTGGCCATCGCCAGGGCCCTCGCCCCCCGGCCCGACGTGCTCGTCTGCGACGAGCCGGTCTCCGCGCTGGACGTGTCGATCCAGGCCCAGGTGCTCGACCTGCTCGCGGAGATCCAGGCGGCCGACGGGACCGCGCTGCTCTTCATCTCCCACGACCTCGGGGTGGTGCACCACATCAGCGACCGGGTGCTGGTCATGCGTAAAGGCCGGGTCGTGGAGGAGGGGCACGTGGACGAGGTGTTCTTCATCCCCAAACACGACTACACCCGGGAGTTGCTCGGCGCGGTCCCCAAACTGGTGCCGGCCGGGACCTGACCGGCCGGGCCGGGCGGGTCGGGTCAGGTCGAGGCAGGCGGAGGCCCGGTCCGACGGGCCGGAGGGAGGGTGCCAGGCCGGACGGGGCGAGGTCGGGGACGCCCGGTCCGACGGGGAGAGGCGGGAGGGCGCCGGGTCTGCCGGGTCGAGGCCGGCGCTGGTCCGGTCCGACGGGGTGAGGCGGGAAGGCGCCCGGCAGGGATCAGCGGAGCCGGCGGGCCCCGGCTGCCGGAGTGGCGGGGTAGATCTCCGGCGCCGCCCAGCCGCGCTCGCCGTACGCCCGGGTCACCGACTCCCGTACGGCCTCCACCCGGTCGTCGGCCACCAGCGCGATCGCCGACCCGCCGAACCCGCCACCGGTCATCCGCGCCCCCCTGGCCCCGCCCCGGACCGCCGACTCCACGGCCACGTCCAGCTCGGCGCAGGACACCTCGTACTGGTCGCGCAGCGACAGGTGGGAGGCGTTCAGCAGGGCCCCGATCTCCCGCACGGCTCCGGCCCGCAGCAGTCCGATCAACGCCTCGACCCGGTGGTTCTCGGTCACCACGTGCTGGGTGCGCCTGCGCTCGTCGCCGCTGAGCCTGCCGAGGGCGCCCGCCAGGTCGGTGACGTCGCGCAGCGCGTCCACTCCCAGGTGCTTGGCGGCGTTCTCGCAGTCCTGACGGCGCCGGGCGTACTGCCCGTCGGCGAGCTCGTGGTGGACCCCGGTGTTGATGATCAGCAGTTGGAGGCCGTGCTGGGCCAGATCGAACGGGATGGTCCTGGTGCCGAGGCTCCGGCAGTCCATGAACAGGGCCTTCCCCTCCTCCCCGAGGGCCGAGGCGGCCTGGTCCATGATCCCGCACGGCATGCCCACGAAGTCGTTCTCGGCCCGCTGCGCGGCGAGGGCGATCTCCATCTTGGTGAGGCCCAGGCCGTACAGGTCGTTGAGCGCGGTCCCGACCACCACCTCCAGCGCCGCGCTCGACGACAGCCCTGCCCCCTGCGGCACGTCTCCGTCGATCACCAGATCCGCGCCCCTGACCGGGTGGCCCGCCTCGCGGAGCGCCCAGAACACGCCGACGGCGTAGCGCGCCCAGCCCTCGGCCCGGCCGAGGGTCTCGACGGTCTGCGGCTCGCCCGCCTGGAGCGACCGCAGCCGGACGACGTCGTCCTCGCGCGGCGCGACCGCCGCGGTGACTCCCCACGGCACCGCGAACGGCAGCACGAACCCGTCGTTGTAGTCGGTGTGCTCGCCGATGAGGTTGACCCGCCCCGGAGCGTGCCACACCCCCTCGGGCTCCACGCCGAACGACTCACGAAAAGCTTCAATAACGCGCATGATCCAACACTCCTCAACAGCGTCCCCCCGTAGATTAGCGAGTCGGCGGAACACCGGTTCCGCCGTCGAAGGTCACATCTTGAACGCGTACCGCCCGGTGGATGTGCGAACAGGGCCGACCTTTGGTTGAATGCGGCAGTACGGCATGCGCACGAGGGGCGGTAGCTCAGCCGGTTAGAGCAGGGGACTCATAATCCCTGGGTCGCGGGTTCGAGTCCCGCCCGCCCTACCTCTCGTCACCACCCGAAAAGCGCCCTCGACCTGCGTGTTCGCGGTCGGGGGCGCCTTTTTCCGTGTCCGGCTGTCTACGGTCGGCGCCGGTTGTCTGCGGCTCGCTGCGCCGGATACGTGCCGGAGTTTCAGGAAGATCGTCAGACGTCGCCGAGGGCTTCAGAGATCCGGCACCCGGCGGTCGGGGATCACGGGGAGTCCAGCACGGAGTGGCGGTGGTCCTTGGGGGACATCCCGTACGCCCGGCGAAAGGAGCGGCTGAAGTCCGTGGCGTGCGTGAACTCCCATCGGGCTGCGATGTCCTGTATGGAGTGCGCTCGCAAACGGGGGTCGGCGAGGTCCGCGCGGCAGTTCTCCGGCCTGCGCTGCCGAATCCACGCCATCAGGGTGGTCTCCGGCCGCTGGAAGAGCAGGTGCAGGTAACGAACGGAGATGTGGTGATGGGCGGCTATGGCGCGAATGGAGCGTCATGGCGCCGAAATCGTCCGGGGGCCGGAGGAATAGTTCAAGCATCGGGGTTTTTCGAGGGTGAAACGCCTTTCGAACGGGAACGGCAACTTCCCGGGAAAGGCAATGGCCTTCCCGGAAGGCCGGGAAGGCCACGACGTGTCTTGCCAAGGCGCTCTTCCTGGCCGACGGGCCGGCGCTTTTACACGGCCCGTGCCCGCGGTCCACGACGGTCCGCGACGGAAGAGGCGCCGGCGTTTTCCTCGACGCCTCCCCGCGTAGCCGGGGAGGCCTTCACGGACCGGGGTCTCACTCGTTCGTGAGTGCCACTACCACGGGGCGCTACCGCACCAGCGCGAGCCGAAATAGGTGTCCGCCGTGTCGCCATCCGACCCGCCGTCGTTGTCGGCCCACCAGTTCCAGAGGTACCGCCCCGAAACCGCGTCCCATCCGTAGTCGCGGACGTAGTGGTTGCCGGTGTCGTGGGAGTGGCCGCGGGCCTGCGTCTTGGGGTCTCCGCCGGCGCTGTCGTTGATCCAGATCCAGCCCCAGGTGCACCGGGTGTCCGCGTGCGCCGAGGTGGCCCCGCCCGCGACGACCATGGCCCCTGCCAGAGAGACGGCCGCGGCGCCGAGGGCGCTCCATCGCTTGAGGTTTCTTTTCATTTCCTGCCCCTATGCTGAGAAGCCTTTGGAAATTTACGGCGTCAAACCCGTTCGGTGGATCCGACCTGCTCAGTATGGTTGCGGCTGATCACTGGAGTCTTTACCAGAGCCTGTAGTGTTCCTTGACGAGGAGCGCACATGCAGTGACGCGCAATCGTCCGGCCGTCGTCTCGCAATCACCGTACGGAGGATCCGAGGCGTACCTCTCAGCCACTTCGCGAGAGCTACGGCGACGACGAGGGCCTCGGCTGCCTCAACGGCATCATGACCGGCGTCTCCGCCTGTGGTTCACTTCTCACGTCTCCGGAGCTTGCCCGTCGCCAGGTCGAGGTAGTAGACACGTTCGCTCGTGTAGCCGCGGACCAGGAAGGGGCCCTGCTCCGACCAGCCGAGGCCGAGGTCGAGGAAGTCGTCGCCGGGAAACACGGGAACGACGCTGGACACACGCCTGCCGGTCTCCGGGGCGAAGGTCTCGACACGCATCTCATGGCCTCGGATGACCACCAGGCGCCTTCCGTCCGGCCGGAGGTGGTAGGTGTCCTCGGGCGCATCCTTGATCTTCCTGAGGGGGAGGCTCATCCGTGTCTTTCCCCGGTGGTCGAGCACGAGCACCTGAAAGGCCGTCGTGGCCACGATCCCGCTCTCGTTGAGGTCGTGGACCTGTCGAACGCCCGGGATCGACACCGTGGTCCAGGTCGTGGTGTCGGTGATCTGCGTACCGTCCTTGGACAGGACGACATACCTGTTCTGGCCGGCGAACGCGGGCGTGGGCACTTCGGTGTCAGCCAGGCGGCCGGTGAGGTGATGGATGCCCTCGGTGTCTTGGTACACCATGCGGCGATCGCGTCTGTCCAGGTAGATGACGGCCTTCTTGTCGGGGCTGCGCGCGAACGGCGCCCGCTGGGGTGCTCCGCCTTTCCTGATGACGTACGGCGCGGCCTGCGGGAACGGCTCCCCGTTCACCAGCCATGACCGGCAGGGGTCGTCTATCTGGTCGAACCACGGACAGGTGGGCCTCTTGTATTTGTTCACCGTCGTGAACACGGCCATGCGCTCCGGGAACGACTTGGGCATCGAGTATTCGGGCAGTTCGCGCTGTGGTGGCTGCCCGGGAGTGAGCAGTGCGCCCGACAGCACGATCGCGGTTCCCGAGAGGTAGAGGGTCCGTGTCGACCATTGGCGGATGGCCGGCTCGGCCCAGGCCGTGTCATCCGATGCTTCGGGCGCCGGCCGGGCGGTCAGGTTCCGAGCGGCAAGCGGTACGGCCGCCGCCACGACGATCACGATGGCGGCATGGGCCACGCGTGCCGGAGTGGCCCCCTGGTCCGTCAGCAGATGGACGCCTGCCACCACAGCACCGCCCAAACCGAGCAGCCATGCCCCTCGGTAGATCCGCGCGCCGTCGTGAGCACGCGACGCCGGGGCCGGCAGCCGTACGTCGCGGAAGACAGAAACGGCACACCAGCCCAGCACCAGATAGAACGGGTCATCGGTGAAGCAGGCCAGGGGGACGGCGACGGTGAGGATGATCAGCCGCCACCGGCGCAGGCCGGCGAAGTGGTCGATGACCTGGCGGGCGTTGGCCGCTGTGACGGAAAGGTCGGTCAGGGTGGCGAACCTGGTGAGCCGCTCGCCCGTGACCGGTATGGCCGCTGCCAGCATGATGACCACGGCGGCTACCCAGAAGATCATCGGGGGTATCGTCACGAAGTGACACCATATATGGTTCTACATCGTGACTTCGGGCGATATATGGCAGCAATTCGGTGTCGCCACGTGGCGTGTCCAGCATGCGCGATCGCTGTTATCGGTCGTGGTGTCCAGCTGCCTTTCGCTGGTGGTTATCGCTGCGTTTCTGTGGTGGTCAGGGGCGATAACTCCGCATATCCGCTGGGAGGTCGACGATTTCCTCTCCCGAACCGAGGTGGACGAGAATGGCGTCCTGTCCGCCAGCTTGCATATCGAGCTTGAAAACGAGGGGCTGGCCCCCTTCGTCCTCACCGGTATCTCAGCAGAGATACCGGGTCTCCTCCTGCTCCCCGCCGACGGGGCGAAAAAGGAGCATTCCCTGGTCACTGTGGAAAGCGGTGACATGAAGACCCTGGAGACGCGCATCGTCATCACCGACTGCGCGGCGGTGCCACACGAGCCCCAGCCGGTCGGCTTCACCTACAGAACCTGGATGGGCCCCGGGTCGGCGGAGGTGACGTGGGACTCGTGGTGGCTGGAAGGAGCCGAGGGGAGACTTCCGGTCGCCTGGCAGCGAGGTCTCGCCGGCAAGATCTGCAACTACGCGGTGAGCCCGGATTGGCCCTGACAGTCAGCTCATCCGCGGACAACGGCACACCTGAGAGGTTGGGGCGCGTGCGGCCCGTCACGAAGATCGCCAGCGGTTTCGTCTTCGCCTTCGGAGCCCTCCGGTTCAATGGCTTCGACCTGCTGCTCAACCCCGCCGGCTGGCTCCTGTGCGTCTCCGGGCTGTCTCGGCTGCAGCGATCCGCCGACGACCCCTTCAGCCGGGCCAGGTCCTCCGCCATCGTCATGGTCTGCGTCTCGCTCGTCGCCATGGTCGCGCCCGACGCGCATCCGGGCTACCCCCTGATGGCTCTCCCCGTCATGCATGTGATCGGCGTCGCCGACACGGCCGGTGCCCTGATCGCCGTCTGGCTGACCGCCGACGCCGTCATCAGCCGGATCCGTCCCTGCGGAGACATCTCCAGGGCCGCCCTCCTCGACGTGCTGCGCTGGGCCGTGGTCAGCCTGGGAGCGCTCGGCATGCTGGCCGGGTACGGCTACACCGGCCTGGGCCCTGTCCCGCTCATCGCCTGGTTCGCGGCTGTCGTGGCCCTGATCGTCGTGCTCTACCGCTCGGCCCGCCTGCCGTACCTCTCCCCGGTATGGGGGCCCGTGGAGAGTTAGGCATGGGTGATCCCGCCCGTGACCGGGTCGCGGGTGGATCATCGGGTGCCGTCCCCGGACGCCAGCCGGTCGTGGAGGGTCCTGGCGTGCCGGAGGATGCGGCTGGAGCCCTTGCGCGCCGCGAAGGCGGCAAGGGCGGGGATCTGTCCCCGGGCCTCCGACCAGCGGGCGAGGCGGGCCGCCAGGGCGACCAGGTCGGTGTGGGCGACGGTGGGGCGGCTGCCCCGGGCGGGGAGCAGGAAGGGCAACGCCGCGGCGAGAGCTCGCCACATGTGGAGATGGGTTCCGTTCGCTGCCTCGCCTTCCACCGTGTCCACCAGGAGCCGCAGCGTCAACTCACCCCGGAGCACCCGCTGGGCGATTTCCGTACCGAAGTCCTCGGCGGGGAACTCGCCGGCGGCGGCCAGGCTCCGGAGGGCACGGACCGCGGGAGTGGCGTCGTCGTGGGCGAACGGCGGAGGGAAGATCCGGTGCGCGAGCAGGACGGCGACGGCCCGTCCGGCGGGTCCCTCCGCGGCGGCGAGATCGGCCAGGCGCAGCGGACGCATCTCCACGCTCCAGGCGGGCACCGGCTGGTGCGGCAGGAGATGGGCGGCGACCACCTCCCGGTGGGAGGGCAGGACGGCGGCCCACCATTCCATCAGCCCCCCGAGATGCCCGCCGCACACGGGGTTGACGTGCCGGGGCTGGTCGGCGAGCAGCTCGTCGACCAGCGGCAGGCCGGTGGGCGCGGCCTGAACGGTGGAGGTCATCCAGATCCGTGACCCGAGGCCGTCGTCCTCTCCTGACCAGGTCACCAGCACGTCGGGGTCGGGCAGCCCGCCGTCGGCCATCCAGCGGGCAGCCCGGCGGCCCGCCTCCGACCTCAGCGCCGCGGCCCGTACGGCCACCGCCGGGTCGATCCGCCGGGGCAGCCTGAGCAGCGCCTGCTGGAAGTCGGCGGGCAGCGGCGTGGTGCCCGCCGCTTCCAGCGTCTCCAGCCTGGCCACCAGTTCGGCCGGGTCGAGCTGACCGTTGGACAGGCTCGGCGTGGCGAGCAGGAGCGGCGGCAGCGTCCCGGCCCTCAGCGCGGCGAGGATCTCCGCATGGCGGCGCAGGATGAAGCGGTGCAGCGGCGAGACGCGGTCGGACCTCGGCAGCCGGTCGGGCTCCTCGACCGCCACAGGTGGGAGCCCGTGCTCGCGCCGGGCGTGGTTGACGAACGCGGTGCGACGGCTCTCGTGCACCCGTCCGGGGTCGACCAGCTCGGCCGCGAAGGCGATCATCCAGGTGCCGTGCTTCCGCCATTCGTCCGAAGCCAGTTCCTCTCCATGGAGCTCGACGAACGGAGCCAGCTCCGCGCGCAGCGACTCCCGGTCCTGCGCGGCGAGCCGGACGAAGGCGGCCAGGCAGCGTTCGGCCGCTCGCCAGCCCTCGCGCAGATACATGCGGGCCAGCTGCCCGGCAGTGCCGGGCGGGGCGATGACCGGGACCGGCCGGAACGGAGCGGGCAGCGGCCGCGGGACGAACACCTCCTCGGGCTCGGGCTCGGGTTCCGGCTCCTCGACGGGCTCGCCCCCGATGGCCGCGGCCAGCCGGTTGTGCAGGTCGGGCGCCAGCGTGCCCGTGCCGCGGCGAAGGGTCTCGGCGCCGAGCGGGGTGAAGCGCCCGGCGTGCCGGACCGCCAGGCGCACAGCCCGTTCCTGTACGGCTCGCGCCTCGTGGCCGAACGCCAGGGCCAGGGCGGGAGCCAGCTCGTCGGCCCGATGGGGCGCCCGCTGTACGGACTCCTCCAGCCAGCTCAGACCGGCGCGGACCAGCCCGCCCTCGGCGCGGAACAGCAGGCCCTCCAGCGCCTCCACCACGTCTGCCGGGTCGAGGCCGGTCAACCGCCGCAGGTGTTTCAGCGACAGCTCGGCCACCGGTCCCGGCGCGGTGGGCAGGAGCCGCAGGTAGTCGATCGCGTGTGGTTCGATCTCGGCGGGGACGGGTTCGAGCAGCTCGTGGAGGCGGGCGAAGAATCGCAGGTCGGGGCCTTCGCCGCCGAGCAGGAAGCGGCGCCGGCTGCCGTCGAGCAACAGCGTGCGCGGCACCCTGCCCTCGGCCGCGAGCGTGCGGAGAGCGCCGAGCCAGGAGGTCGCGCCGGCCGGGTCGGGCCGCTCGTCCCGCAGCGCCCGGCCGACGCCCTCGGCATCGAAGATCAGCGGCAGCAGACGGTCGAGCAGCGGATCGGCCCGCAGCTCGCTGAGCCGGGCTTCCCGGGACACCCACCCGACCACGAGCGGGTCGTGCGCGGGAGGAGTCACGCCGGTACGGCGGAGCAGGGCGAGCGCCAGCGGCAGGTTCCGATCACTCGGGTTCCGGCGGCGCCGGGGACGGATCCGGAGTGCGAGCCGTACGGCCAGATCGGCCTGCCATTCGGCGGGCCGCGCGGCGATCACCTCAAGCAGCGGCTCGATCCCGCCGGCCGTCGGACCGCCGGCGGAGTCCCAGCCGTCGACGTCCCAGCGATCGAAGTCCCGGCGGTTGATCCAGGTCACCACGGCCGCCGCGCCGCCGATCGTGCCCGCGCCCGCGACCCGCATCGGCTCGATCCAGCCGTCGGTTCCGGGCAGGGTCTCCCAGTCGTCGTCGTGCCACGTCATCGACCACATCTGGTTGAACTGGTGCTCGGAGATCTCCCCGGCGTCGTGCAGCCGTCGCGCCTCCGTCTGCCGGACCCGCCGGACCCGGTCGCGTTCGGCCTCGTGGTCCGCCAGCGTCCGCCGCGCCTTCTCCCGCGCCACCGCCACGTATCCGGGCAGCTCGCGTGCCACCTCCCGCCGTCCGGCGTCGTCGAGCGCGGTCACCGCCTCCACGATCTTGGCCACGTCGCCGGCGTCGACGAGCTCGCGCACCTGGTCCCAGGCGGTCAACCGCACGTGCTTCGGTCCCATGTCGCGGATCTCCAAGATCAGATGTTCGGCCGGGATTGGAGATCTTTACAGAACCCGCCGACATTTCCACGGCCGGAGGTGCCCGGGTGCCAGCCTGTCTGAGGTGTCCGGGGACAAGCGGTCCAGGGCGTGGGTCCCGGTTTCTCGAACCCGGGGGAGTCCGTACGCGGCTGGCCGGGTGACCGTCGCCTTGCGTTAATCAGTCGCCTGGCGTTGATCATGGGGCGTGGCCGAACTCCTCTTCGACCCGGGGGCTCCGGCAGAGCCGAAAATAGATCATGCAACTGATCGTCATCCTGTGGCGTGCCCAGAAGGCTGTTTACCCCGTCCCCGATATGACTGATCGGTTATAATAGGGCGATGAGCTGGGAGATCAGTCTGCATCCCGAGGTGGAAGCGTGGTATCTGGAGATCTGCGTGAGTGATTCCGAGACGGCAGATCTGATCAAGGACGCCATCGACCAACTCGCGGAGGAGGGGCCGACGGCTCGGCGGCCGTTGGTCGACCGGCTGCAGGGGAGCCGCTTTCACAACATGAAGGAGCTGCGGCCTCCCTCATCGGGGAGCAGTGAAATTCGGATCATCTTCGCGTTCGACCCGGCTCGGGAAGCCATCTTCCTGGTGGCCGGCGACAAAGCCGGCAACTGGGAAGGCTGGTACCGCCAGGCGATCCCATTGGCCGACGAACGGTTCGAAGAGCACTTGATCGCGTTGAAGGAGGAGGGGCGATGAGCGGCGGATACTCCAAGTGGACCGACGTCAAGGCGAAGGCGCGGGCGCTCGACCCGCGTTCGGATGCCGAGCGGGCGGTCGGGCAAGAGGCTGCCCGTCAGCGCCGGGAGGCGTACGTGCGCGGCTATCAGCTCGCCGAGATGCGCAAGGCGGCCGGCATCACCCAGGTGGAACTCGCCGAGGCTCTTGGGGTGACGCAGGCGCGAATCTCCAAGATCGAGAACGGCGAGGTGTCCGGCATCGATGTCGTACGTGCCTATGTCACGGCGCTCGGAGGAACGGTTGATCTCGTCGCGACCCTGGGCAATCGAACCTGGAAAGTCGCCTGACAGGGATTGGCCCACCGAACCGATTCCCACGAGTGCTGTGCGAGCGGGGAGGAATCTCAGGTCACTTGCCTGTCCGGGATCTTCGAGGCATCCCACCCCACCGGTTTCGAGTGTTTCCGGATCCCGCTGGCGTCCGCCGACCGGGGCAAGGCGCCCTCCTGGGCATGCTCTCCACGTCGCTTTCGCCACAGCAGCCGCCGGACAACCGCACCGGACCCCGCATCGAGGACGTCCGCTCGCGGGCGGACCGGCCCGGTTATCTTGGGAGAGGTGGATGAGAACCGGGCCCGGCGGGTTGTCGACGCGTTGCGCGAGCGTGGCATAGACGCCCATCTGGCGAGGGTCGGCGTTTACCAGTTCGGGGTGCGGGTGTTGTTGCCCGGCGGGCGTGAGGCGGACTGGGACACCGACGGTACGGCGGGCCTCGAAGCCCTGGTGATGCGCAACGGGATGATGGTCGGTTTCGTGCCCGTGATCGAGGGGTCCGAGGACTTCGACGAGCAGCAGGTCGTCGACGCCATCGCGCGGACCGACTACGACCAGCCCATCGCCCGGCAGCGCACGGTGGCGCCGCCACCGGCCGCGCCCCTGCCCCGTGTGGGCGGGGTCTTCCGTCGCTTCCTCGACGGCTTCCGCTACCGGTGACGGCGGCCTGCGCGCCGCGGATGTGACGCCGGAGGGCCGGGACCGGCGGGCGACAGGGACATCCCCGGGCGGTGAACGCCCGCCGAGGAGCCGGAGCCGAGAAGGTGGAGGAGTTCAACGACCACGGCGTTGGTCTGGACAAGATCGTGTACGGGTTCGGACGGACCGAGGTGGGATCGTGACGGATGAGGTTCCCCGTTCCGGGCCGGAGCGGGGAGGATCGTGTCCGCCGACGGCCTTCCGGCTGCCGCGCGGGGCGACCGGATTCTGGTACGCGGGGGAGCCGCCTCCGAGCGCACCGGATCCGCGCGAGTTCACCCGGATCGTTCACGATGTGGCGCGCCGTACGAATGGCCGGGTCCTGGCCGTTGACCCCGCCGGCGGGAGACGGAGCTTCCACGCCGCCATATTGACCTACCGGGACCGGGGCCGGGAACTGGAGCTCGTGGGGCATGTGCTGCTCCCGCTTCTCGCGCTCGCGCGGCGCAGGATCGAAAGCGACATGGCGCTGTCGTTCCTGGACGATCGGGAAGTCTCGGGGAAGCTCGGAGCGTACGAGCCCTACCGGGTTCCGGGCACGGCCGAGCTGGCCTTGCCGGTAGCCCGCGCTGATCTTTCCGAGCTCGGGGAGGCCGAGATGGATCAGATCCGTTACTGGAGGCCCGAAACGGTGGGCGAGCTGGTATTCAATTTCTGGGACTGATCCTGCTTCCCAAGTGCGTCGAGGATCTGCTGACTCGGGTACGGCGCCGAGTCGCCGGAGGTTGCGTCCACGGAGGTGGTGTACGGGTTCCGCCGGTGGCGGGCGGCGGTAGCGGCTCCCGTTCACCTCCGTTCCGGCCCAGGGCCGTTCCTTTCGTGCGGCGCTGTACCGGGGTGGAAGGTCAAAAGCGCGGCGAGGGGTGGTGGAGTGGCCCAGGGCCGTTCCTTTCGTGCGGCGCTGTACCGGGGTGGAAGGTCAAAAGCGCGGCGAGGGGTGGTGGAGTGGCCCAGGGCCGACCCATCCGCGCGGCGCCGTACGGAGTGCTCCCCGTTGCGCGGGCCGGGGAGGGGGCGGTGCGGGGTTTTTCCTTGATCTGTTGGGATTGGCGGTCCATGGCGCCGCCAATCCCAACAGATCAAGGAAAAAGCCTGATCACTGCCGCTCCTGGGGCTCTTCGGCGTCCGCCCTGCCTCGCCCGATCCACCACCGCCCCCTCGCCAGGCCTTCCCACCCGCCCATCGACCGGCTCCTCCTGAGCACCGCCCCCGGACCACGAGACTCCGGCCCGCACGGAAGAAGCGGCCCTGGGCCACCCCACCCACCCCTCGCCGCGCTTTTGACCTTCCACCACGTACGGCGCCGCGCCGTTTGACGGCGAACGACCCCCACCCCCGGTCTCGGTCCCGACCTCCGGCCCAGCCCCGGCATCCCTCCGGCCCAGCCCCATCGAAATCGAGTTGATCTCGTCGGTAGGGTAGGCACAAGATCGGTCCTGATATGAGCCGGTTTCGCATGGGGTCCGTAGTGCAGTTGGTCGTCACGCCGCCCTTCAAGGCGGAGGACGCCGGTTCGAATCCGGCCGGACCCCATTTCTCGCCGGGGTCTGTAGCGCAGTCGGCCGTCGCGCCTCTTTGGCAAAGAGGAGGACGCTGGTTCGAATCCAGCCGGGCCCACCCGAGGGAGGATGACGTGGACGGGGAGAGCGTCTCGGCGGTTTTGCGCGCGCTCGGCGAGACTCGCCTGCTCCCGCTGGATGATCCGGCCCGCCTCCGGATCGAGCACGTGGCGCTCGCCCTGATCCGTGACGGGCGGCAGCGCCGCAAGCGGGACCGTAGACGTGCT comes from Streptosporangium roseum DSM 43021 and encodes:
- a CDS encoding helix-turn-helix domain-containing protein; this encodes MSGGYSKWTDVKAKARALDPRSDAERAVGQEAARQRREAYVRGYQLAEMRKAAGITQVELAEALGVTQARISKIENGEVSGIDVVRAYVTALGGTVDLVATLGNRTWKVA